The Mycolicibacterium boenickei genome has a segment encoding these proteins:
- the rpmE gene encoding 50S ribosomal protein L31 yields the protein MKTGIHPEYVETTVHCGCGNTFQTRSTKQSGQIVVEVCSQCHPFYTGKQKILDSGGRVARFEKRYGKRKPAGETAAADK from the coding sequence ATGAAAACAGGCATTCACCCTGAGTATGTCGAGACCACGGTGCACTGTGGTTGCGGCAATACCTTCCAGACCCGTAGCACCAAGCAGAGCGGCCAGATCGTGGTCGAGGTCTGCTCGCAGTGCCACCCGTTCTACACCGGCAAGCAGAAGATCCTCGACAGCGGCGGCCGCGTGGCCCGCTTCGAGAAGCGGTACGGCAAGCGCAAGCCTGCCGGCGAGACGGCTGCAGCCGACAAGTAG
- a CDS encoding RNA polymerase sigma factor — protein sequence MSSATFQDVFRREWGRVLAALVGILGDFDLAEDAAQEAFVIAAERWPRDGIPESPVAWLVRTGRNRAIDRVRREQTLRTKTQLLEADQRATTMDDIELDDSNIGDERLQLIFMCCHPALAPEAQVALTLRALGGLTTAEIARAFLVSEETMKRRLSRAKAKIKATNIPFALPADRVLPDRVAAVLAVIYLIFNQGFTDRDDLAAEAIRLGQVLAELMVDEPEAYGLLALMLLHDSRRAARMVGGVVVPLAEQDRSLHDKAKVDAGQAALDRALALRAEAGPFVLQAAIASLQCEPVVDWPQVVALYERLERLTGSPVVALNRAVAIAEAGDPDRALTLVDSLDLGGYRYLPSTRAELLRRLGRDDDARQAFEQALLLAATEPERRFLQRRLSEFGSGRGQE from the coding sequence CTGAGCTCCGCCACTTTCCAGGACGTCTTCCGGCGTGAGTGGGGCCGGGTCCTGGCTGCACTCGTCGGCATCCTCGGCGACTTCGATCTCGCCGAGGATGCCGCGCAGGAGGCGTTCGTCATCGCCGCCGAGCGGTGGCCCCGCGACGGCATACCGGAGTCACCGGTCGCGTGGTTGGTGCGCACCGGCCGCAACCGGGCCATCGACCGGGTGCGCCGGGAACAGACACTGCGAACCAAAACTCAGCTGCTGGAAGCGGATCAGCGGGCGACGACCATGGACGATATCGAGCTCGACGACAGCAACATCGGCGATGAGCGCCTACAACTGATCTTCATGTGCTGCCACCCGGCTCTGGCCCCCGAAGCCCAGGTGGCGCTGACCCTACGGGCGCTCGGCGGCCTCACCACTGCAGAGATAGCCCGGGCATTCCTGGTTTCCGAGGAGACCATGAAGCGTCGGCTCTCCCGGGCCAAGGCCAAGATCAAGGCGACCAACATCCCGTTCGCGCTGCCTGCCGACCGGGTGCTCCCGGACCGGGTAGCGGCCGTACTGGCGGTCATCTACCTGATCTTCAACCAGGGATTCACCGATCGTGACGACCTTGCCGCCGAAGCCATCCGGCTCGGCCAGGTGCTGGCCGAGCTGATGGTCGATGAACCCGAGGCATACGGGCTACTCGCCCTGATGCTGCTGCACGATTCACGGCGCGCGGCCAGGATGGTCGGGGGAGTGGTCGTTCCCTTGGCGGAGCAGGACCGCTCCCTGCATGACAAGGCCAAGGTCGATGCCGGCCAGGCCGCCCTGGACCGCGCGCTGGCCCTGCGGGCCGAGGCCGGGCCGTTCGTGCTGCAAGCCGCGATTGCCTCGTTGCAGTGCGAGCCGGTTGTCGACTGGCCCCAGGTCGTGGCGTTGTACGAGCGCCTCGAGCGCCTGACGGGATCGCCGGTGGTCGCGCTCAACCGTGCGGTGGCCATCGCCGAGGCCGGCGATCCGGACCGTGCCTTGACCCTCGTGGACTCGCTCGACCTCGGCGGTTATCGCTATCTGCCCTCGACCCGGGCCGAACTGCTGCGCCGCCTCGGCCGTGACGACGACGCCCGGCAGGCATTCGAGCAGGCGTTGCTACTGGCGGCGACGGAGCCGGAACGGCGCTTCCTCCAGCGTCGGTTGTCCGAGTTCGGCTCCGGTCGTGGGCAGGAATAG
- a CDS encoding YciI family protein, protein MKYATLIFTKPGSHDEDLTPDERVALTAEYMALRHEPQCVGGGHLQPVETATTVRHGPGEGLITDGPYADTKEVFAGYFVIEAADLDEALKFAQRIPAVRLGGAVEVRPLVDIPGEGAN, encoded by the coding sequence ATGAAATACGCAACCCTGATCTTCACCAAGCCGGGCAGCCATGACGAGGACCTCACGCCCGACGAACGCGTCGCGTTGACCGCGGAGTACATGGCCCTCCGGCATGAGCCGCAGTGCGTCGGAGGCGGCCACCTCCAACCGGTCGAGACCGCAACCACGGTCCGGCACGGTCCGGGCGAGGGCCTGATCACCGACGGCCCATATGCCGACACCAAAGAGGTGTTCGCGGGCTACTTCGTCATCGAGGCCGCCGATCTCGATGAAGCACTGAAGTTCGCGCAGCGGATCCCGGCCGTCCGGCTCGGCGGTGCCGTCGAGGTCCGTCCACTCGTCGACATTCCCGGGGAAGGCGCGAACTGA